The nucleotide window GCCTGCGCATCCACGGGTATCCGGGTGACGAGCAGGCGGCCGTGGCCGAGGCGCTGTCGCGGGCGGGGCTGCGGCCCGCGGAGCGGTTCTTCCTGCGCTATCCGCACGAGCTGTCCGGCGGTCAGCGCCAGCGGGTCGTGATCGCGGGCGCGCTCGTTCTGGAGCCCGAACTGATCGTGGCCGACGAGCCGGTGGCCTCGCTGGACGCGTCGGTACGCGGCGAGATCCTCGCACTGCTGCTGCGGCTGCGCGAGGAGCTGGGCCTGTCGGCGCTGGTGGTCACGCACGATCTGGGTCTGGCGTGGAACATCGCGGACCGGGTGGCCGTGATGTATCTCGGCCGGATCGTGGAGACGGGCGAGGTGGAGCAGATCCTGACGGCGCCCCGGCACCCGTACACCCAGGCCCTGCTGTCCGTACTGCCGGAGGCGGAGGGCGAGCCGGTGATCCTGACCGGGGAGCCGCCGGACCCGTCGAAGGTGCCCTCCGGATGCCGCTTCCACGCGCGCTGCCAGATCCTGGCCTCGGGCGAGGCGGAGCGGGCGGGGGTGGCCGACGCGTGCCGTACGAAGGACCTGCCGGTGCTCGCGGGCGGCGGGGCGACCCAGGTCGCGTGCCACTGGGCGGCCGCGGCCGCCGTGTAGACCCGGCCGCCTCACTACGGCGTACGGCCCCGGACCGGTCGGTCCGGGGCCGTACGCCATCCGTGTGTGCCGCTCAGGCCTGGTTGTCGTGGGCGGCGATCAGCTCGCTGGAGCGCTTCACATCGGCGGCCATCGCCACGAGCAGCTCGTCGATCGAGTCGAACTTCATCATGCCGCGTACGTAGGCGAGGAAGCCCACGGCCACGTGCAGCCCGTAGAGCTCGAGGCCCACGCGGTCGATCGCGTACGCCTCAACGGTGCGCTCGGTGCCGTCGAACTGCGGGTTCGTGCCGACGGAGATGGCGGCGGGCATCGCCTCGCCGTTCACGTGCAGCCAGCCCGCGTACACGCCGTCGGCGGGGATCGCGGTGTGCGGCAGCGTCTCGACGTTCGCCGTAGGGAATCCCAGCTCACGGCCGCGCTGCGCGCCACGGACGACAATGCCCTCGACGCGGTGCGGGCGGCCGAGGATCTCCGCGGCGCCCCGCACATCGCCCTCGGCGATCAGCCTGCGGGTCAGGGTGGAGGAGAACGGCTCGCCGCCGCCCGCCTCACCGCTCACATAGAGGTCGATGACCTCGACCGTGTAGTCGTACGTTCCGCCGAGCTCGGTGAGCAGCCGCACGTTCCCGGCGGCCCGGTGTCCGAACCGGAAGTTCGGTCCTTCGATGACCGCCTGCGCGTGCAGCTTGTCGACCAGGACCTTCACGATGAAGTCGGCGGGCGACAGCTTCGAGAACTCGGTCGTGAACGGCAGGATCAGCACCGCGTCCACGCCCAGTTCCGCCATCAGCTCGGCACGCCGGTGATGCGGGGCCAGCAGGGGCGGGTGGCTGCCGGGGCGGACGACCTCGCTGGGGTGCGGATCGAAGGTGACGACCACGGCGGGAACGCCGAGGTCACGCGCCCGCTCCACGGCGCGGCCGATGATCAGCTGGTGTCCGCGGTGCACACCGTCGTAGGAGCCGATGGTGACGACGCTGCGCCCCCAGTCCTGGGGGATGTCCTCCAAGCCACGCCAGCGCTGCACTGTGACCGCTCCTCGCCCGAACCCGTGTACGTGCCTGTCCATTACGCAGGTCTAAGACTGCCATGCTCACGTCCCGCGGCCTGCATCGGCACCGTCATCGCGGGCTGTGACGTCTCCAGGGCCTCCAGCGTCCGCCGGGCACCGGGCCCGACGACGGCCGCCCACTCCTGCGGGGCGTCGGCCAGCCAGCCGGTGACCAGGCCCGCGAAGCCGGGCACGTCACGAGCGAGTTCGACCAGACGTCGGTCGAAGCGCGCGGCGCCTTCCGGGGTCCTTACGAGGAGCATCCCGGTGCGGTGCACCAGCGCCCTCGTCCGGACCGGTGAGCGCGTCCCCGAGCCGGTTGCCGCGGCGTGCAGGAGGGCGTCGAGCACCTCGGGGTCCCTGCCGGTGTCCTGCTCGAACTCCAGCAGCACCTCGAGGAGTTCGGTCCGCAGCGGGCGCGAGGCGCTGCTCCCTGACTCGCCCAGTACCCGGGCGAGGGCCCCGCGCACGGCTGCCGGCGCGGGCTGGTCCCGCAGCAGGCCGGTGACCAGGGGCAGCAGCAGGGCACGGGCCGCGGGGCCCTGTTCGAGCCGGACGCCGACGTACGCGGCGGCCCGCGTCCCGTCCCCGGGACGGGCGCGGACGTAATCGCGTACGAGACCGGCGGCGTGCAGCGCCAGCGCGGGGGCGTCCAGCCCGGCCAGCGTGAGGAGTACGTCCCCCGCCCCGTCGTCCGGGCGCGTCAGCCTGGCCCGCAGCGCGGCGAGAACAGGCTCGGGGTGGGCCGGGTACACCTCGGCGAGCAGGGCCACCGGCGGTCGCGGGTCACCGGCGGCGAACGCCCGCAGCGCCTGCGGCAGGTAGCGGCCCCTGGTCACCGGATCGTGGACGAGGACGGTGAGCGCCGCTCCGTGCAGGGCCGAGTCGGCGGGGCGTGCGAGCAGGTGGAGGGCGGCGCCGCGCAGCAGGGCGCGGTCGGTGTCCGACGCGGCGTGGGCGAGGAGGGCCATGGCGTACGCCGCGGCGGCGGCCCGCCGCTGGGCCCCCTCCTCGTCGCGGGCCCAGCGTTCGACGGCCCGGCAGAGCGCGGACGTCTCGTCCTCGACGAGGGTGCCCAGCAGTTCCTCCGCGCGCGGATGCGCGGTCGCGACGAGGGCGTCGGTGAGCGCGTCGACGTCCAGGTCGCGGCGGGCGTAGAGCAGGGCCTGCGCGGCGGCGGCCACGGTGGGCCGCATCGGCAGGCCCTCCGTCGCGTGCAGGGGCCGCTCGTCGGTGAACCAGGTGCAGAGCAGCGCCTGCACGGTGCGCGGGGCGGCGGAGAGCCGCCGGTCCACGGCGTCGAGGTAGTGCGTGTCCCCGTCGGCGCGGGGGGCGCCGTCGGCGGGCAGGAGCCGGCGCAGCAGATCGATCCGCTCCTCCTCCGGGAGCCGCAGCCGCCGCCAGAACCAGGGCCCGAACTCCCCGTACGCCCCCAGCCGCGAGGGCCCGCCCCTCACGGCTGACCGCAGGGTGATCCGCGCGGCGAGGACCCGGAGCACGCCGAGATACGGACGCGCGTCGGGGACCCGGAGCAGGCTCTCGCCGAGCAGGTGAGCGGCCCACCAGAGGGCGTCACCTGTCCCGCCGGGCGCGGGAGCGGGTACGCCGGCGCCCTCCCCGGGCACGGCCCGTACCCCGTCGGCGCCGTGCTCAGGCGGGTGCGCCGACAGCCGGTCGGTCGCCTCGATCAGGTCAGCCATGCGGTGCGCCAGCGCGGACGCCCCCTGGCGCCGTCCGAGGAGCAGCATCGCCTGGATCACCGGGCCGATCCGGTGGCGCGGCACGGGCAGCGTGCGGGGTTCCCCCTGCGGCTCGGGGGCGGGCCCGGGTTCCGGACCGGCGGCCGGCCGGGGCGCGGGCGCCCCGCGTCCGGTCCGCGCCGCCCGGCGTCGCGACACAGCCGCGTCCCCGGCCCGGTACGGTGCCCGGTCCCCGGCCTCGCCGCCGCCCTCGCCGCCGCCCTCGCCCTCGCGCGCGGCCGGGGCGGGCGGCGCGTGCCAGCGGTGGACCAGGGAGCGCAGGGCGGCGTCCAGGTCCAGGTGGGCGCCCTGGATCCAGTCGCCCAGTTCCTCGTGGGCGAAGCGGTAGCCCGCGCCCGCCGGGGTCAGGAGCCCCTCCGTGAGGACGGCCGACGCCCAGCCCGTGCGCCAGGGGAACAGCTCCTCGAACGCGGCCCGGTCCAGCTCTCCCTGGCCCGGGCCGAGACAGCGTCGCGCCGCCTCGTGGACCTGGCCCGCCACCTTCACCGCCAGCCGTCGCACCGCCGCGCCCCGGAGCCGCTGCTCGTCCCCCGCCGCGATCCGGACGGCGATGCGGACGCACATGAGGTCCAGGTGGGCGCCGAACACCTCCTCCGTGCCGGGCCGGCCCGGGACGTCCGGTGGCAGTGCTTCGCGCACCTCGGCCAGCAGCCGCAGGGTGAGCGGATGCCGCTCGTGGCCGGGGGTGATCGCGCCGTCCGGGATGCCGTAGCGCTCCCTGGCCCGCTCGGCCTGGCTCGCGGTGAGGTCGCCCAGGCGGACGGCGGGAGGCAGCAGCCCCGCGGGCCGTTCCGGGCGGTGCAGGGCGTCGGCCGGGTAGAGCGCTCCCGCGGTCTCCCAGTGCTCGGGACGGCAGGCGACGACCATCCGTACGCCGTTGGCACGCAGCCAGCGGGCCGTGCCCGCGGTCCATTCAGCCAGCCGGTGGGCCAGCAGCGGCGGCATCTCCTCCGGGCCGTCGAGCACGACGAGCAGTGGGCTGCC belongs to Streptomyces finlayi and includes:
- a CDS encoding bifunctional riboflavin kinase/FAD synthetase; amino-acid sequence: MQRWRGLEDIPQDWGRSVVTIGSYDGVHRGHQLIIGRAVERARDLGVPAVVVTFDPHPSEVVRPGSHPPLLAPHHRRAELMAELGVDAVLILPFTTEFSKLSPADFIVKVLVDKLHAQAVIEGPNFRFGHRAAGNVRLLTELGGTYDYTVEVIDLYVSGEAGGGEPFSSTLTRRLIAEGDVRGAAEILGRPHRVEGIVVRGAQRGRELGFPTANVETLPHTAIPADGVYAGWLHVNGEAMPAAISVGTNPQFDGTERTVEAYAIDRVGLELYGLHVAVGFLAYVRGMMKFDSIDELLVAMAADVKRSSELIAAHDNQA
- a CDS encoding trypsin-like peptidase domain-containing protein, whose product is MGSGDRPELVRICDRAGRPRGTGFVADDRGTVVTSHEVVATAVPLTLHGPDGRHCAVEADAVTPLPELGLALVGTPGPDALGARPLPVTVRDRIGTGTYVRIAAHGWREARVLGETAATYTTAGRGHRIDGALVLALGTDGRDALRSGGTAVGGPVTDPETGAVLGLLSTALSTGHEAAGLAVPLTGPAVAGSALLRALMRRNAATVPGYGHDLNLAGAHQLTATSVGSLGGPRERTEPVDRPDIAGAFAAFDAGRGQVLGLVGAPGTGRTTELAALAARRAQGSVPALTLWLRGADLLADDTSVAAAMARTLQRSGRILAAAGAGGDMTAATPESVAASATDAGSPLLVVLDGPEEMPPLLAHRLAEWTAGTARWLRANGVRMVVACRPEHWETAGALYPADALHRPERPAGLLPPAVRLGDLTASQAERARERYGIPDGAITPGHERHPLTLRLLAEVREALPPDVPGRPGTEEVFGAHLDLMCVRIAVRIAAGDEQRLRGAAVRRLAVKVAGQVHEAARRCLGPGQGELDRAAFEELFPWRTGWASAVLTEGLLTPAGAGYRFAHEELGDWIQGAHLDLDAALRSLVHRWHAPPAPAAREGEGGGEGGGEAGDRAPYRAGDAAVSRRRAARTGRGAPAPRPAAGPEPGPAPEPQGEPRTLPVPRHRIGPVIQAMLLLGRRQGASALAHRMADLIEATDRLSAHPPEHGADGVRAVPGEGAGVPAPAPGGTGDALWWAAHLLGESLLRVPDARPYLGVLRVLAARITLRSAVRGGPSRLGAYGEFGPWFWRRLRLPEEERIDLLRRLLPADGAPRADGDTHYLDAVDRRLSAAPRTVQALLCTWFTDERPLHATEGLPMRPTVAAAAQALLYARRDLDVDALTDALVATAHPRAEELLGTLVEDETSALCRAVERWARDEEGAQRRAAAAAYAMALLAHAASDTDRALLRGAALHLLARPADSALHGAALTVLVHDPVTRGRYLPQALRAFAAGDPRPPVALLAEVYPAHPEPVLAALRARLTRPDDGAGDVLLTLAGLDAPALALHAAGLVRDYVRARPGDGTRAAAYVGVRLEQGPAARALLLPLVTGLLRDQPAPAAVRGALARVLGESGSSASRPLRTELLEVLLEFEQDTGRDPEVLDALLHAAATGSGTRSPVRTRALVHRTGMLLVRTPEGAARFDRRLVELARDVPGFAGLVTGWLADAPQEWAAVVGPGARRTLEALETSQPAMTVPMQAAGREHGSLRPA